In the genome of Trypanosoma brucei gambiense DAL972 chromosome 11, complete sequence, the window AATATCATGCGTAGCGGGACATGTCTTTTTCATCATCTTGAAAACACGGCCAAAATGTCCCTGTTATTTtcgtctttcctttcttaaaagaaaaaaaagaaggtgaaggaaattttatttcatgttgtatataaatgtttatttgtttatcctTTCATCCCCCCTTTACCTTTGCAACGTTCGGATAGAAGGGTAGTCAAATTCCGCGTGTACGGATTTCTCatcacttccccttcttaTTACATtacttgtgttgtttttgctcctttcttttcgttaaTTTGCGTGGGCAATTGCGAGGTGAACAACTAATAGACGAGCaaaaggtaaaataaaattaaaaagaaaaatcacaGGCGAGTGGAGAAGTCGGGGTAGGAGGGGAAGCAAAGAGAAGGACGAGAAAACGATTTTATGCCACGTTTGAAACAAGCGCACGTACGAAAAACGCAAACACGGAATAATACGGGaatatcacttttttttttccttccattaCCCGCGGGCGTGGCAActggctgtttttttttttccttcccataTGGGGGAGGATTTGTTATGCATTTTGATGTGGGATTCTTTAACActacttttcttccttgtgcTTTCTTCATGCATAATTGACACCGCGTTATAACATATATGTATCTGTGTGTATTTGTcaatatttctttctttctctctttatcGTCAAAGTTGTTTATTGCGTCAAGGCGAAAAAGTAAatcaaacaaacgaaaaaaaaaaaagaaacaaacacaaaaggttgcttgttattgttgttttttgagaaaaaaaaatgttcccCGGCATGCAGCAACCGAAGGCACTCCCCATGGGTGAGGCACATACGCAGTTTTGGACTAACTTCAATCGTTTCTTAACTACCAGTGCACTTTCCATCACCGTCTCACTTTTCATTCGCTACTGCGAGGGACGCACCAGCGCTGTATTACTTAACGGCATTTAATATTCGAAATATAACACATAAAATAAAGCGGTCACATGTTTTTAGTGGTGGTTTTGGAGTACACTGGAGGGATGTGGTGGAAGTGAAgggattttctttttttttttcaaaaaaaaaaaaagaaaaagaaataaaaaaggttTTTGAGAGCAAAAACAACTGAACAGAGAAGGGAGGATGAAATGAGCGGATTGTTAGCGAAGGGgaggtgggggaaaaaagggggggaatgTAAAGGAAAAGTGAGCTCGACAAATGGTGGATTTATTAGGTTGAGAAGTGTGTGCATGTAAGGTTGGGgtaaagagaagaagaaaaaaaaaagaaaaaaataacaatagtaataataaataaataaacaaaaggacACAAAATAGTGAAGAGGTTGAGAGGGTGCAAACTTGTCGAAGCACGTGAGAAGGGGCTCACCATATCATTGGTGGATGACTTTATCCCACTTTGTAGTATTCGTGTTGAAAACTCACAGTATATTTCGTGGACTTAAAGTTTCCAATTGTACGAGTGAGTCTCCCCAACTCTAATCTGTCaaccgtttcttttttgtttcttttttttattttttattcttcgtttttgttttttttttatttacgttTGCTGCGTgcacattttgttttatgaatgagtgtgtgtgtgtggggagggggaggaggaggaggggtcTGTACAACGACTCAAATAACCAGTTCCACATCCAGAGCTGTTGATAAAGAAATATTAACGGCAGCCGCTTACTCTTCTGAGTTCGTGCTTTCTCCTTGCTTTATAATTTTGTACCAAACTTTTGTGGACACGAAgtggaataaaataataaaacaaggaaaagaaaggaaaaacacaaGAGGGACGATGTTTcggatgtttttgttttcatcatttttattcctcCGGTGTTGTTGGCCATTTTCTTTATGCAATTTTCCGCCTTATTCCGCTTTGTTCCTCCATTCTGCTGCCCCGTAATAtcgatttctttttttttgttttgtttttttgtctctgccttttcccctctatTTACCtacttttcattttgtgtcgtttttccttttctttctttatatttctttatatttatttccttttctttcatttgattattattattattatttttaccgTTGCAACGCTCGCAATGTTTGTGATTCCCCAACTATGCACAGAGGCGTTACGGTTTTGGACTATTTTAGCGAGTGAGTTGAATAAGCGTAACGAAACAACAGTGGAACGATAGGAATGGTAAGACCGAATACAACATAACACAACTTACCATAACGTAACGtgacagaaaagaaaaagaaagaagtgcaacggaaattaaaagaaaaaagcggaAGTGAACTTAAAGCAGCATAAGTCAAATTTGAGTggacatatatattatttgaAGTACAGAAGAGtcaaagaaaggagagggagaaggTTATCACACCAAAGCCGAGCgcataacaacaacaggagcAAAACTATTACTATCAGGGTGAATAGACTGATtttgaagggagaaaatattgCGGTTTATGGTGAGCGAAGTGATGGTTGAGTTGCACGACTTTGTGCATGGTGACGGCTTGCAGGACAGTTCATATGCTCCTTTGAACTCGCCGTTGAGGTTGCGGTTTCAGTACAGCGTGAGTCACACCGTGGAGAAACCAAAGTGGGCTCTTACATTTGTCGCTGATATCGCTGATAAGCGCCGTGTTGTGGAGTTACTGCCCCCAATGAATGTAAAAAATGAGCTGATGCACGAGCCTTATAAAACATATGATGGCGTGCCGCCGCTTTCACCAGGGGAGCGATACGTGGCGGAGTTTCAAATTGAAACCATGAATTTGACTGGTGTGGAGAGGAAATATCTCGAGCATGTCGGCGCGTTGCAGTTGGTGCTTATGTCAGACACGAAACGTGTGTCGGAGCTAACAGTTGTTGTTCaggtgaaacggaatgattCCGGTGAGTTGATGCGACGAGTTCTAAGCCCTATGGTGTAAGGCAGGGGTTTTAGGGTTAGGATTGTTCGGTTTTGTGCGTGTAGAGCACAATGATGAAAATGGTGATAATagtaaataacaataatagcgtgaaataaagggaaaggaagagaatcttttttcttttttcggtTTTGTGTTTCGGTTGTTGTCTATGATGcgattctttttattctcttCTTAGTCGTGCTTTGGTGTGCGGTTGCGCTGGCGGAATATTaccccctttctctttctcatTCTCATTCTCCTCCCACCTTACTTTTTTACTACCTTCTGGAAGGATACTGTTTTGAATCACTTGCATTCCTCTCCTTAACATTTCGATACGaggtgtttttctttgcctctCGGCACTCCGTTTACCCCTTTGATGTATGTCATTATTAACTCTACGCAGTAATTTCCCCATTTTTGAAATCTCTTTAATTATTATTCGTGCTTTTGTACTCCtccaccattattattttctctttggtTTATATATAACACATTCACTGGGAGTGCGATTATTTAAGGAGAGCGAATAATACGGTAACAACTCGGCCAACACtaacgaataaaaaaaaaggaagggagcaAATTCAGACGCATCGAAAAAAACGGGACTAAAAGCACTTATCATCTGTCTTCCCAAAGTTCAGCAAAATGCTTCTAGGAGGTTTTGTTCCCCGCCGCTTCTCGCAGTTTAACCGCGACCCGTGTTGGATGTTCTTCATATTTTCTGTCGGCTTCTGGCTGGGCGAATATCCGGCGATGATGATCAAATATAATGCCCGTGACCTCGTGTATGACCCGCACCGGTACGTATGGTCCCACCATGACGACCATCACTAAACCCAGCTGCGTccaaggagggaaggaagaaaaaaaaacaaacaaacaaactctgAAGCTTACTGCAGTGGGTTAACCCGCccgttttgtcttttttaaGTGATCAtgcgtatacatatatatatatatatatatgcgttattgcgtttgtgtgtttagGGAAGTGATACTTTGTTTCATTGAAGTGTAGAATGGATGGGGTAATAGAAGTGTGCAGGTTTGGGGTGGAAGGTCAAAAGGGGacgaggagggaaaagaagcccTTACAGTAACGGGAAGTGCTGTGTTTATTAGCGTACATACAAATGCGCACAAACGCTACTGTTGCTGTGATTTTTATCGCCTCAATTTCACATTGTGggctcttcttttgttgcctATGTGCTCGCCCTAGTTATGCGTTGTTGTGGTGAAGCATTTGAGTGTGTAGTAGCCTCTGTAATGGTCGGTTGCTTATTTGTTCGTATGTGTATTGGTGTTTTCTCTGGGAGCctcacttcctcctttcgTTAATAAGTGATCATAATTTgtccaaagaaaaaataaaccgtgaaaaagacataaaggggaagagaacAGCAACCGAACAAATAAGAGATAGGGGTAGAgggcaaagaaggaaagaaaatataaggagaaaaacaaaacaaaaataacaagaaCACATAGCCATGTACAATAACGACTCGGCGGCAGGCGGCGACGCGTTGCAGGAGACTTGTGTGGACGCCATAACCAATATGGCGCGGCGCCTTGACCCCCAAGCACTCACAAAGGTTACCCAGTCGCTTCAGGACATGCTGGAGGAGAACCGTCAGCAGGTCGCGAACCGACGTGGCCGGGGGGGTTATCAGCAACACCAGCACCACCAGCAGCCACATCACTTCGGGCACCGTGGCAACGCGCGTCCGCCGCACGCAAATCGTCAATGGGgaagcaacaataacagcagGAACTACTATCAGTCTTCCAACGGTTACGATAACGGTAAATACCAGCGCGGTGGGCGTCCTCACCAGCACAACGACTGGAACGCGTCAAGTCGCCGCCATCAATCTCGGGGAGGTGGACGGGACTACGGTAACAGAGACGAAGAACGGGtgtcaaacacaaacagagACCACAGTAACAGAGACGGAGACCGAAGCCCAGTCGCAGGCAACCGTTCTCCACCACGGGGACATCGGGAGGGAGCGGGTGCTCGCTCGAGTGGTCCCCACAACAGCAaagtggaggaggaaaatgagcgGGGCGCGACCGAGAAACCATGTGAAGGGGGGAATGAGCGACCTCATCACGGCCGGCACTGGGGCGGAGGTCGTGGAGCGGGTCGGGTCCGTCGCGGAGAGCGTCGACCCAACGGCCATAACGATGCCAAGGCAGGTGGACCTTCCTAAGGTTGGGGTTGAGAGAAAAGTAGTTGGGGAATgccttccatttcttccccacacaaattatttttatttcctttggtCTACcagtttcttcctccttccatccgcacatatatgtatatatatatatttatatatacatatgtgcaTACATATACTTCTGCATCTTATCACTCCTGGTTCTCTTACCAGCGGGCTCCGCAGAGAGgccaagaaggaaaggatgtGAGAAGAGATGGAAGCGGGAGGGAGACGCATAAGCCATCGCAGGTAAATAATGGGGGGGATGATAAACGTGTATCACCTTTGCTTGACTATGTACATGGAGgtaatgtgtttgtgtctgtgtgtgcgcTGGGAAGTAGGATTTGATGGAGGTaagcgaaagaaagaaataaaaaggatgACTCCTGCACTGGGTGGCATTTGAACTGACTGGTTCAACAGAAAGATGAGCTATGGGGAAAATGCGGTGGTGAGAAGTAAATAATGATGCAGGTGAGAACGAGAGAGGGCACAGCATAAATAGGAGAGGTAGTGAAAGGACTTAAAAGGGAGAACAGGTAAGAAGACACGGTCGCAGAGATGAAGGTAAATCCGATGGTGAAAATGAGCTAAAAGAAGCGGAACAAACAAGCGCACTGCGATGCAAACTTTCGATGTATTTGGTGCTTCTGCGAttggagaaaggaaaagatggatTTAACGAATGTGTCAGTAGCATTTGTGGTTGGCCCACGTGTTTGAGGAGGAGAGTTGATAATATGCTAGTACAAAGCGACTTCGGCAACGGGAACCACTGGAAGAGAATCGATAGGAAGGCAAATGgactttgtgtgtgtgtgtgtatccACCGCATTTCACCGGATTCCCTCCATGATTTGCCGCAGGCAAATCTCCATAACTTcctattttcccccctctttatttctatttcgtgtttgtttgtttatttgtctgtgcgtctgtgtttgtgtttgtgtgtgcgtgtcttTGGTCCAGCCGCTTTGTCTTAAGGGAGGTGATTGagtcactttcttttttttttttgcgcgttgtttttattcaattttttgttttgtttttgcgtaGCCGTGCGCCAAGCAGTCTGTTTGTGGGTAACTTTGCTTATCAATTTCGCTCATCTTGCGAAATgcggaggaaagaaaatatgaagGCTATTTTGCCCTTTGCATGTGTACGCACGCGAACTGGCAtgtctctttgttttttaaagcCTTCACCTGGTCGGTGTCGTTGTGTTTTGGATCCGTTGTTTTCTCCACTTTGATTGTGTTTGATTTTTCCTTCGGTTGTCCAGCAATGTTATCCTCTCTTTATTGTTGTCTTATCAAATGCGTTGATTCCCAGGCAATAAGCACGCgcccgtttgtttgtttggttgttttcctttttttttttttaacaagGCTGAGGCATGCAGGGTCGCTtccaagaaggagaaggcgGTGAAGCTGCCGTGCCAATGGAGgaaaatgttgaaattatttaAGTAGGTCCGACGGTGTTCAACCTCGCACGGCCcgcacatatatttattcatatatatatatatatatttactttgCTCAGCCctacccttttccttcacttcatttgtttactCGTTCTGGtcatcttttccctctcattcCTTCAAAGTCGGCCTGGTGGCACTATCTATCATCACAACACGGACGTTTGCACGCAcgcatacacaaacaaacgaacgaaCAAACAACCACGCAAAAGCACTAAAAtacatacgtatatatttatgtgtgcgTTTCGTTTAGTATCTTTTTCCGTGTTGATTTTACTTTTGCATGAATTTACGCACCCGTTTCTTCCCTCTCATTCCCCACCTCAATCAACTTCATAGTGATAACCAAGGAGATAGTTTATGATGGCTGAATCAAGCGCGAAAGAGATGGAAGCGATTCAGGTTTCCGCGGCTGGCGATCAAACCGCTAAGGCTGATGATCGATATGTTATTATTGACAGGGGCGTTAAGCGACATTTGCTCAATCGCCCGTGGACACTTTGGTATGATTCGGTTTCTACGTATGATTGCAAACAATGGGAGCTTTCTCTTATCGAGGTGATGACGGTACGCACGGTGGAGGATTTCTTCGCGATGCTTCACTACTGTAAACCTCCCCATGTCCTCCGTGTTTCAGCACAGTACCATTTTTTCCGTGAGGGCGTTAAGCCAATGTGGGAGGATCCCAACAACAAAGCTGGTGGGAAGTTGTGGGTGAGCCTCGATGATAAAACCATGACGGACAAGAGTGGAGCTGCAGGTGGCGGAAAGACGAGAAAGGATAATGGTACCGATGCGGATAAGAAACCAGAACTGGACACCGTTTGGGAAAATGTGCTCATAGCTCTGGTAGGTGAGTATCTTGATTATGGTGTGGAGGGAGAACACATTATGGGTGTCGTGTTGACAAAGCGGAAATACTGCAATCGCATTGCGTTGTGGCTAAAAGACGCATCGGACTCCGACGCCGTTGCTGCCATTGAAAAGCAGTTGGTGAAGGAGGCGGGTTTATTACCCACAACGAAACCCATCTTCACAGCCCATGGCGCTAGCAAGGCctaaagaggaggaggaggaggaggaggaggaggagagggagggggaaaaaagaaaaggggaagaaatagATGTGTGAACCACAGGGATgtggagggaagaagaggggaatTTACGCGCCTGTGGTTAAGAGAAGGttgaaaagaaaggcaaaacaagagagaagggaaatGTGAGAATGTGTATGCATGTAAGTGTGCGCGATGTGTGTGGTGGGTGGTTTAGCTGATGCTTTGAAAGTTTCGAAGGTGTGCGctgaaaaaagagaagtgcTGCGAGGGATAGAGGAGAAGATACATGAAGTTGAGAACAatgtcgaaaaaaaaaacaaaataaaaatgcgGGGGACCAGTTGGAGATTGGTGGggtgaagaaagaagagacgtgaggagagggaaacGCTACACAAAAATGGGTCTGAAAGACTTGTGGCTGTGAACAAGAATAAAAGACCTTAGATGATGCACCAGAGCTAAGGAGAAATATCAGACGACTTACAGCACGCACAGAGAACAATCAGAGTCAACATTCCGcatatatttcttttgaaTTTGGTGGTTGATTAATGGAGGACAATTCATTACaggatggaaaagaagatgtgtgtttgtgtgtgggagagaaagggagaggagaaaagaaaagaaaagaaaagagacttGTGTTTCCGTAGATTTCAACAAcgggagaaggaaggaaggaaggaggttGCGAAATGTACGAAGAGTGACTCTCTTGATATATGAACGAGGCGGAAGGAACTGAAGCGAAGCGGCGccatcgcaaaaaaaaaaaagaaagaaaagagggtcACTAGCGGCTGATTATGACGTTATTTCATGTGgaatgaaagggaaaaccGATAGGTATAAGAAGGTATGGATGTGCGTTTCTTCTTAAAACTTCGGCTCCCTCCACGGCGTACCACATAATAAAGTTACATATTCGTCTAactattaatttttttttctctctgttCTCTTCACTTGTGTATTATACTGTGCTGTGTTGCGTTCCCACCTGAATGACAAGTTCCCCAATCTCCACTTTGTGCCTCACTATTTGTTACTAACAGAAGACAATC includes:
- a CDS encoding eukaryotic translation initiation factor 4e,putative, whose translation is MMAESSAKEMEAIQVSAAGDQTAKADDRYVIIDRGVKRHLLNRPWTLWYDSVSTYDCKQWELSLIEVMTVRTVEDFFAMLHYCKPPHVLRVSAQYHFFREGVKPMWEDPNNKAGGKLWVSLDDKTMTDKSGAAGGGKTRKDNGTDADKKPELDTVWENVLIALVGEYLDYGVEGEHIMGVVLTKRKYCNRIALWLKDASDSDAVAAIEKQLVKEAGLLPTTKPIFTAHGASKA